A genomic window from Candidatus Binatia bacterium includes:
- a CDS encoding ATP-dependent Clp protease adaptor ClpS, with amino-acid sequence MASPEKGDDTAVVTRPKTEKKVQRPQLYKVLLHNDDYTTREFVVWVLEIVFHRGDTEAVQIMMHVHNNGVGVAGIYPHDVAEAKVRRVTELAEKHEFPLLTTMEPEE; translated from the coding sequence ATGGCGAGTCCCGAAAAAGGCGACGATACTGCTGTCGTCACTCGGCCAAAGACCGAGAAGAAGGTCCAGCGCCCGCAGCTCTACAAGGTCCTCCTACATAACGATGACTACACGACGCGAGAGTTCGTCGTGTGGGTCCTGGAGATCGTCTTTCACCGAGGCGATACCGAGGCCGTTCAAATCATGATGCACGTGCACAACAACGGAGTCGGCGTTGCGGGGATCTACCCGCACGACGTCGCCGAAGCCAAGGTGCGTCGAGTCACCGAGTTGGCCGAGAAACACGAGTTCCCACTTCTGACGACGATGGAGCCGGAGGAATGA